From Alteromonas sp. RKMC-009, one genomic window encodes:
- the lpxH gene encoding UDP-2,3-diacylglucosamine diphosphatase, protein MPFTYFIADIHLSEDRPDITQCLMTFLENEAPQADALYVLGDLFEVWIGDDNKTPFNDAIAAAFKQVSKTTPVFFIHGNRDFAIRQEWATQAGMTLLPEQAVIDLYGTPTLISHGDELCTKDIAYQKFRKKSRSWWWPRLMLALPLSYRRKVAENGRKQSKLNQQGLKPEIMDVTPEEVVKAMEHFNVQRMIHGHTHRPAIHALKANGKPATRIVLGDWYDQGSVLKVSGTEVTLQQRDFLVSGQW, encoded by the coding sequence ATGCCATTTACTTACTTCATTGCCGATATTCACCTGAGCGAAGACCGTCCTGACATTACTCAGTGTCTGATGACTTTTTTAGAAAACGAAGCGCCACAGGCGGATGCACTCTACGTGCTGGGTGATTTGTTTGAAGTGTGGATAGGTGATGACAACAAAACGCCTTTCAATGACGCGATTGCAGCCGCATTTAAACAGGTCAGTAAAACCACACCGGTATTTTTCATTCACGGCAACCGTGACTTTGCAATCCGTCAGGAATGGGCAACCCAAGCCGGTATGACATTACTGCCCGAACAGGCTGTCATTGATTTATACGGCACCCCTACCCTCATCAGCCACGGTGATGAGTTATGTACAAAAGACATTGCCTACCAGAAATTCCGTAAGAAAAGCCGCAGCTGGTGGTGGCCACGGCTTATGCTGGCATTGCCACTTTCATACCGCCGTAAGGTCGCCGAGAACGGACGTAAGCAAAGCAAGTTAAACCAGCAGGGCCTGAAACCTGAAATCATGGATGTAACGCCGGAAGAGGTGGTGAAAGCCATGGAACACTTCAACGTACAGCGAATGATCCACGGTCACACCCACCGCCCAGCCATCCACGCCCTGAAAGCCAACGGTAAACCCGCTACCCGTATAGTGCTGGGCGACTGGTACGATCAAGGCTCGGTTTTAAAAGTCAGTGGAACGGAAGTTACGTTGCAGCAGCGGGATTTTCTTGTTTCTGGACAGTGGTAG
- a CDS encoding peptidylprolyl isomerase has translation MVTLKTNYGDITLELFADKAPATVENFLNYVKEGFYDNTIFHRVIDGFMIQGGGFTPDMDQKSTNAPIANEANNGVANEKGTIAMARTNDPHSATAQFFINVNNNDFLNFSSESVNGWGYCAFGKVSEGMDVVEKIKAVKTGTSGFHQDVPAEPVVIEKAVIAE, from the coding sequence ATGGTTACGTTAAAAACAAATTACGGTGACATCACACTGGAGCTTTTTGCAGATAAGGCACCGGCAACCGTTGAAAACTTCTTAAACTACGTAAAAGAAGGCTTTTACGACAACACGATTTTCCACCGTGTTATCGACGGTTTCATGATTCAGGGCGGTGGTTTCACACCGGATATGGATCAGAAATCGACCAACGCACCTATTGCCAATGAAGCGAACAATGGCGTTGCCAATGAAAAAGGCACAATCGCCATGGCACGTACAAATGATCCGCACTCAGCAACAGCGCAGTTCTTCATTAACGTGAACAACAACGACTTCCTGAACTTCTCCAGCGAATCAGTAAACGGCTGGGGCTACTGTGCATTCGGTAAAGTGTCTGAAGGCATGGACGTGGTTGAGAAAATCAAAGCTGTGAAAACCGGCACCAGCGGCTTCCACCAGGACGTACCTGCAGAGCCTGTTGTTATCGAAAAAGCGGTTATTGCTGAGTAA